In Oxyura jamaicensis isolate SHBP4307 breed ruddy duck chromosome 23, BPBGC_Ojam_1.0, whole genome shotgun sequence, a single window of DNA contains:
- the CNKSR1 gene encoding connector enhancer of kinase suppressor of ras 1: MEPVGAWGPAQVAAWLRGLDAAVQGYPFEAWGLAGAELLGLSAGALEALGVRRVGHQELLLDAVEQLRALDTELASTSLRTLTEGLRDLAQRTQTLVLEGMPGAATPQPPPFALLACVVDLIGAAKGLFSWLNRYLFSTLNDFSASRDIVLLCARLAEVLQAVGTRGGRGLDIISTSSCLHFVSATNSEVTGKLPESSLPALPLPQALAAQGGRILPGDEIVQVNEQVVVGWTRTNLAKKLLEKASGVTLVLKKVPLSPPGSPLSPRQQVPGAFSDAADPPAAKSSECPGSPVSLTSSAAADVDSGPDSAPDPGTDDEDECDPSLPGEDVGELPPAPLGSGAAGDAAWEASTPPGTPCSPRAPTRPRTAELSPLAAPGAGAQGAEPSRIPGEGSPETGRRPKGVATRLSRRRVSCRDLGRVDCDGWLLKKKDHVGFMAQKWKRCWFVLKGHTLYWYHHPNDEKAAGLINLATYNLESTREQKKKYVFQLSHERYKPFIFAAETLADLSMWVSHLVTAKTKHALGHQPVPHREEDCYSETEAEDPDDESPRQGCDSPKKRLQNPPEKGQLFPTSGESSSAASSPQGSPRPRSPEEPGEEDLESLMQCLKQGGVSLIGRQRFLTQEQCRKSFIRRNKNPHVNEKVHAVRALQSTLKAKLAELQALEQLLDDDTLTSEKFSRWKEEHQDLYQELQECWAQRQGQGSGGGDPKAEQSPPGEAAKP, from the exons atggAGCCCGTGGGCGCCTGGGGCCCTGCGCAGGTGGCGGCCTGGCTGCGAG GGCTGGACGCGGCGGTGCAGGGGTACCCCTTCGAGGCGTGGGGGCTGGCGGGcgctgagctgctggggctgtcgGCGGGGGCCCTGGAGGCGCTGGGCGTGCGGCGCGTGgggcaccaggagctgctgctggacgCCGTGGAGCAGCTCCGAGCCCTG GACACGGAGCTGGCGAGCACCAGCCTGCGGACGCTGACGGAGGGGCTGCGGGACCTGGCGCAGCGCACCCAGACCCTGGTGCTGGAGGGAATGCCCGGGGCTGCCACCCCCCAGCCGCCCCCCTTCGCCCTGCTGGCCTGCGTGGTGGATCTGATCGGGGCCGCCAAGGGGCTCTTCTCCTGGCTCAACAG GTACCTTTTCTCCACCCTGAACGACTTTTCGGCCAGCAGGGACATCGTCCTGCTCTGCGCCCGGCTGGCGGAGGTGCTGCAGGCGGTGGGTACCCGGGGTGGCCGC GGCCTGGACATCATCtccaccagctcctgcctgcactTCGTGTCCGCAACCAACTCGGAGGTGA CTGGGAAACTTCCTGAAagttccctccctgccctgcctctgccccaggcCCTGGCTGCGCAggggggccgcatcctgcccggAGATGAGATCGTGCAGGTCAACGAGCAGGTGGTG GTGGGCTGGACACGCACCAACCTGGCGaagaagctgctggagaaggcGAGCGGGGTGACGCTGGTGCTGAAGAAGGTCCCCCTCAGCCCGCCTGGCTCCCCCCTGTCTCCCCGGCAGCAG GTGCCAGGAGCCTTTTCGGATGCTGCGGATCCTCCCGCTGCCAAAAGCAGCGAGTGCCCCGGCAGCCCCGTGTCCCTGACGTCCAG CGCGGCCGCCGACGTGGATTCGGGGCCGGACTCTGCACCGGACCCCGGTACTGACGACGAGGACGAGTGTGACCCGAGCCTGCCCGGGGAGGACGTGGGCGAGCTCCCCCCGGCACCGCTCGGCAGCG GTGCTGCAGGGGACGCGGCGTGGGAGGCCAGCACCCCGCCGGGCACCCCGTGCTCGCCACGTGCACCCACCAGACCCCGCACCGCGGAGCTCAGCCCCTtggcagcccccggggctggggctcagggCGCAGAGCCCAGCCGGATCCCCGGGGAG GGCAGCCCCGAGACTGGACGCAGACCCAAAG GAGTGGCGACCAGGCTGAGCCGCCGGCGGGTCTCGTGCCGGGACCTGGGCCGGGTGGACTGCGATGGCTGGCTCCTGAAGAAGAAGGACCACGTGGGCTTCATGGCCCAGAAGTGGAAGCGGTGCTGGTTTGTGCTGAAGGGCCACACGCTCTACTGGTACCACCACCCCAAC GATGAGAAGGCTGCGGGTCTCATCAACCTGGCCACCTACAACCTGGAGAGCACGAgggaacagaagaagaaata CGTCTTCCAGCTCTCCCACGAGAGGTACAAGCCCTTCATCTTCGCCGCAGAAACGCTGGCGGATTTAAGCAT GTGGGTCAGTCACCTGGTAACGGCCAAGACGAAGCACGCGCTGGGCCACCAGCCGGTGCCGCACAGGGAGGAAG ACTGCTACAGCGAGACAGAAGCCGAGGACCCCGATGACGAATCTCCCCGGCAGGGCTGCGACTCG CCAAAGAAAAGGCTGCAAAACCCCCCAGAGAAAGGCCAGCTCTTCCCGACCAGCGGCGAATCCAGCAGcgcagccagcagcccccagggcagcccccggccgcggTCACCCGAGG AGCCCGGCGAGGAGGACCTCGAGAGCCTGATGCAGTGCCTGAAGCAGGGGGGGGTGTCCCTCATCGGGCGGCAGCGGTTCCTGACGCAGGAGCAGTGCCGCAAGTCCTTCATCCGGCGCAACAAGAACCCCCACGTCAACGAGAAAGTGCACGCGGTGCGCGCCCTGCAGAGCACGCTCAAG GCGAAGCTGGCGGAGCTGCAGGCCCTCGAGCAGCTGCTGGACGACGACACGCTCACCTCGGAGAAGTTCTCGCGCTGGAAGGAAGAGCACCAGGACCTgtaccaggagctgcaggagtgcTGGGCACAGCGGCAGGGCCAGGGCAGCGGCGGGGGAGACCCCAAGGCCGAGCAGAGCCCCCCAGGAGAGGCAGCCAAACCCTGA